In one Thermaerobacter sp. PB12/4term genomic region, the following are encoded:
- a CDS encoding IS1634 family transposase: MPLIENLARFSQSTWRRLEEQAERLNVRWSKQWGPALIFERLWQEAELDKAFAALLEDRQLAFDVAEAVFTMVLNRLTDPCSKRGLVRQWLQGVYRPQAEQLELHHYYRALDVLAEHKEAIEDRLFARARDLFWTEVDVVMWDCTSSYFEGRGPEGLAAYGYSRDKRPDRPQLVVGVLMTRDGYPIAHEVFPGDTADKATVATVLDALKRRFHLRRVIFVADRGMVSRPILRAIEEAGMEYIVGMPLRRHRAAEAVLSQPGRYRKVNKQLQIKQVTHQGQRYILCHNPLQAEHDRQAREAVLAHLKQRIERGQAKDLLRNRLVARYLKALPQGALVVNTDAVKRATRYDGKYLLRTNTDLEPEAVVRAYKDLWRVERAFRTLKSALDLRPMFHWTERRVRGHVMVCFLALVLESLLLRKLRQQNPEASYEDVLSDLAQLHAVAVELDGETYLTRTELVGQAYEAFKAVGLRPPARVQPMPRPATTPAG; this comes from the coding sequence ATGCCCCTCATCGAGAACCTGGCCCGCTTCTCCCAGAGCACCTGGCGTCGGCTCGAAGAACAGGCCGAACGTCTGAACGTCCGCTGGTCCAAGCAGTGGGGACCGGCCCTGATCTTCGAGCGCCTCTGGCAGGAGGCAGAGCTGGACAAGGCCTTCGCCGCCCTGCTCGAAGACCGCCAGCTTGCCTTCGATGTCGCCGAGGCCGTCTTCACCATGGTGCTCAACCGCCTCACCGACCCCTGCTCCAAGCGCGGCCTGGTGCGCCAGTGGCTGCAGGGCGTCTACCGGCCCCAGGCAGAGCAGTTGGAACTGCACCACTACTACCGGGCCCTGGATGTGTTGGCCGAGCACAAGGAGGCGATCGAGGATCGCCTCTTCGCCCGGGCTCGCGACCTGTTCTGGACCGAGGTCGACGTGGTGATGTGGGACTGTACATCCAGCTACTTCGAAGGCCGAGGGCCGGAGGGGTTGGCTGCCTACGGCTATTCCCGCGACAAACGCCCGGACCGGCCCCAGCTGGTGGTGGGCGTGCTCATGACCCGGGACGGCTACCCCATCGCCCACGAGGTCTTCCCGGGCGATACCGCCGACAAGGCGACCGTGGCGACCGTGCTGGATGCCCTCAAGCGGCGCTTTCACCTGCGCCGGGTGATCTTCGTGGCCGACCGGGGCATGGTCAGCCGTCCGATCCTGCGGGCCATCGAGGAGGCCGGGATGGAGTACATCGTCGGCATGCCCCTGCGTCGGCACCGGGCGGCCGAGGCGGTCTTGAGCCAGCCGGGACGGTATCGCAAGGTGAACAAACAACTCCAGATCAAGCAGGTGACCCACCAAGGCCAGCGCTACATCCTCTGCCACAACCCCCTGCAGGCCGAGCACGACCGCCAGGCCCGGGAGGCGGTGCTCGCGCACCTGAAGCAGCGGATCGAGCGCGGCCAAGCCAAGGATCTCCTGCGGAACCGCCTCGTGGCCCGTTACCTCAAGGCCCTGCCCCAGGGCGCGTTGGTGGTGAACACCGACGCCGTCAAGCGAGCCACCCGCTACGATGGGAAGTACCTGCTGCGCACCAACACCGACCTGGAACCGGAGGCGGTGGTCCGCGCCTACAAGGATCTCTGGCGGGTCGAGCGCGCCTTCCGCACCCTCAAGTCCGCCCTGGACTTGCGGCCGATGTTCCACTGGACGGAGCGGCGGGTCCGGGGGCACGTCATGGTCTGTTTCCTGGCGCTGGTGCTGGAGAGCCTGTTGTTGCGCAAGCTCCGCCAGCAAAACCCCGAGGCGAGCTACGAGGACGTGCTGAGCGACCTCGCCCAGCTCCATGCCGTGGCGGTGGAACTCGACGGCGAGACCTACCTCACCCGGACCGAGCTGGTGGGCCAAGCCTACGAAGCCTTCAAAGCCGTAGGTCTGCGGCCGCCGGCGCGGGTGCAGCCGATGCCACGTCCCGCCACGACCCCCGCCGGGTAG
- a CDS encoding beta-galactosidase trimerization domain-containing protein, translating to MASEILSPIQGAAPQPGAALGAGIRPGAPARPASSFWLGVNYWASGQGVAMWQDWQPEAIAAELRALAAAGCRVVRFFLRWVHFQPEEDRVDPTALARLKAFCDLAHGVGLAVIPTFFTGHMSGENWDVPWRRGRCPYTDPAMLRAQVRLIRAVAEAIGHHPALLAWDLANEPDIFARPPSPDAGWLWCRLLYRELKAVTPWVPVTLGIHVASLVDDCGFRPADVAEAADFLCMHLYPIYSPWCPDPVGTIRPNLLVPFGDRLVAAMGQRPALAEEFGGTTLMMSPARHGRYVSAVLGSLLLHGSMGAVAWCGLDFRCQEDLPYDSTPYEVAFGILDDQGRPKPAGEAFRRFARLLERLPEGLVPAPRPAAILLPERYYENQDPDITPERNFAVLFNAFVLARRAGLPVDLVRPDADWTGYRLLIVPCLPRRNSLSNRTWNRLRRWVEQGGTLYLSYDGAALPGMEAVFGIRIEDAYPREAVHGPGPWDLVLDLDLRPEPQSGPERRCGPEPRCGPGPRGGPEPRGGLEPQTSGEGSRDGGDQAGGRADRTGEELRQGGAAAAGGACGGTHGGTRIVHHGAAAAGDAGGGGNDAGNGAMAGARSDGGMAWVGSEPWDGGGVGSGGYPRDSGGAAALGTLAHSGLQPVVRLIPAPRPAPRKRLVASPAGARVAGWIRPAPATGTGPAGPVHPPAAAAHGGHPTGPLEEPAVFVHRYGRGWAVLVTDPLEWILACTPGAYGSEAHGSSACGSSAYGSSAYGSSACGVGASGSGGEHHGPEYRGPEPHRGYGRSQDGPGSEGSAGPEGEARAEAPASSSGLATAGRTRPEQVYRLAARLAGIVPEWEADHADVEVGVLVQGAPGQPWAGGPGPGSRATGTVPESLPLSVPARYLVVVSHHPQPVSVVLSGLAPARLVDAETGATLYARSNGRRPVPAPWPRAAVPDPGARPAPGTNWAAEAPPAGAGAPYPLSHGASHGEAGRWQTPPVRLEPGSWRVFRIEDLDQEIPRCDPDVAIQVHHS from the coding sequence TTGGCCAGCGAGATCCTATCGCCGATCCAGGGCGCGGCCCCCCAGCCGGGGGCCGCGCTGGGTGCCGGCATACGGCCCGGCGCCCCGGCCCGGCCGGCCTCGTCCTTCTGGCTGGGCGTCAACTACTGGGCCAGCGGCCAGGGGGTGGCCATGTGGCAAGACTGGCAGCCTGAGGCCATCGCCGCCGAACTCCGGGCTCTGGCCGCAGCCGGCTGCCGGGTGGTCCGGTTCTTCCTCAGGTGGGTCCACTTCCAGCCTGAAGAGGACCGCGTGGACCCCACCGCCCTGGCCCGGCTCAAGGCCTTTTGCGACCTGGCCCATGGGGTCGGCCTGGCCGTCATCCCCACCTTTTTCACCGGCCACATGAGCGGAGAGAACTGGGACGTGCCGTGGCGGCGGGGTCGCTGCCCCTACACCGACCCGGCCATGCTGCGGGCCCAGGTGCGCCTGATCCGGGCCGTGGCCGAGGCCATCGGGCACCACCCCGCGCTGCTGGCCTGGGATCTGGCCAACGAGCCGGACATCTTCGCCCGGCCGCCCTCCCCCGACGCCGGCTGGCTGTGGTGCCGGCTGCTCTACCGGGAGCTCAAGGCCGTCACCCCCTGGGTACCGGTGACCCTGGGGATCCACGTGGCCTCCCTTGTGGACGACTGCGGCTTCCGGCCTGCCGACGTGGCCGAAGCGGCGGACTTCCTCTGCATGCACCTCTACCCCATCTACTCGCCCTGGTGCCCCGATCCCGTGGGGACGATCCGGCCCAACCTGCTGGTGCCCTTCGGCGACCGCCTGGTGGCCGCCATGGGGCAACGGCCGGCCCTGGCCGAGGAGTTCGGCGGGACGACCCTGATGATGTCGCCCGCCCGTCACGGCCGTTACGTCAGTGCCGTGCTGGGCAGCCTGCTCCTCCACGGCAGCATGGGGGCCGTCGCCTGGTGCGGCCTGGATTTCCGCTGCCAGGAAGACCTGCCATACGACAGCACTCCCTACGAGGTGGCCTTCGGGATCCTGGACGACCAGGGCCGGCCCAAGCCTGCCGGCGAGGCTTTCCGCCGCTTCGCCCGGCTGCTGGAGCGGCTGCCCGAGGGACTGGTGCCTGCCCCGCGCCCCGCGGCCATCCTGCTGCCCGAGCGCTATTACGAGAACCAGGACCCCGACATCACGCCGGAGCGCAACTTCGCCGTGCTGTTCAACGCCTTCGTCCTGGCCCGGCGGGCCGGCCTGCCCGTGGACCTGGTACGCCCCGACGCCGACTGGACCGGTTACAGGCTCCTGATCGTCCCCTGCCTGCCCCGGCGCAACAGCCTGTCCAACCGGACGTGGAACCGGCTGCGCCGCTGGGTGGAGCAGGGCGGCACCCTCTACCTCTCCTACGACGGGGCCGCCCTGCCCGGGATGGAGGCCGTCTTCGGCATCCGCATCGAGGACGCTTACCCGCGGGAAGCCGTTCACGGGCCGGGCCCGTGGGATCTGGTCCTGGACCTGGACCTGCGGCCGGAGCCGCAGAGCGGCCCGGAGAGGCGGTGCGGTCCGGAGCCGCGGTGCGGCCCGGGGCCGCGTGGCGGTCCGGAGCCGCGGGGCGGCCTGGAGCCGCAGACCAGCGGCGAGGGCAGCCGGGACGGTGGTGACCAGGCGGGCGGTCGCGCGGACCGGACCGGCGAGGAGCTCCGCCAAGGCGGCGCTGCGGCGGCCGGCGGCGCTTGTGGTGGTACCCATGGTGGTACCCGGATCGTCCACCACGGTGCCGCCGCGGCCGGTGACGCCGGCGGGGGCGGCAACGACGCTGGCAACGGCGCCATGGCGGGGGCCCGAAGCGACGGCGGCATGGCCTGGGTCGGGAGCGAACCCTGGGACGGTGGCGGCGTTGGGAGCGGCGGGTACCCCCGCGACAGCGGTGGGGCTGCCGCACTGGGGACACTGGCGCACTCCGGCCTGCAGCCTGTGGTCCGGCTGATCCCCGCGCCCCGGCCAGCCCCCCGCAAAAGGCTGGTGGCCTCGCCCGCCGGCGCCCGCGTAGCCGGTTGGATCCGCCCGGCCCCCGCCACCGGCACAGGCCCAGCGGGTCCGGTGCACCCTCCGGCCGCCGCGGCCCACGGCGGTCACCCCACAGGGCCCCTGGAGGAACCGGCCGTGTTCGTCCACCGGTATGGGCGGGGATGGGCGGTGCTGGTCACCGACCCCCTGGAATGGATCCTGGCGTGCACGCCCGGCGCCTATGGGAGCGAGGCCCACGGGAGCAGCGCCTGCGGGAGCAGCGCCTACGGGAGCAGCGCCTACGGGAGCAGCGCCTGCGGAGTCGGCGCCAGCGGGAGCGGTGGCGAACACCACGGGCCCGAATACCGCGGGCCCGAACCACACCGCGGGTACGGGAGAAGCCAGGATGGCCCCGGCAGCGAGGGGAGCGCAGGACCCGAGGGCGAAGCGCGGGCTGAAGCACCCGCAAGCTCTTCCGGCCTCGCCACCGCCGGCCGCACCCGACCGGAACAGGTGTACCGGCTGGCCGCCCGCCTGGCCGGCATCGTCCCTGAATGGGAGGCCGATCACGCGGATGTGGAGGTGGGGGTTCTGGTCCAGGGTGCTCCGGGCCAGCCCTGGGCCGGCGGACCAGGGCCGGGCAGCCGGGCGACCGGAACCGTGCCCGAAAGCCTCCCTCTCAGCGTGCCCGCCCGCTATCTCGTGGTGGTCAGCCACCACCCGCAACCCGTGAGCGTGGTCCTGTCAGGGCTGGCACCTGCCCGGCTGGTCGACGCCGAAACCGGCGCCACCCTCTACGCCCGCTCGAACGGCCGAAGGCCCGTACCAGCCCCCTGGCCCCGCGCCGCCGTTCCCGACCCTGGTGCCAGGCCGGCTCCCGGCACCAACTGGGCCGCGGAGGCCCCTCCGGCGGGCGCAGGTGCTCCCTACCCCTTGAGCCATGGCGCGAGCCATGGCGAGGCGGGGCGCTGGCAAACGCCCCCCGTGCGGCTGGAACCGGGCAGCTGGCGGGTGTTTCGCATCGAAGACCTGGACCAGGAGATCCCCCGTTGCGATCCAGATGTTGCGATCCAGGTTCATCACAGTTGA
- the istA gene encoding IS21 family transposase has protein sequence MKRLYELHGEGRSIREIARILGISRNTVRRYLRATEVPKPAPRAARGSKLDPYKEFILQRVAEGVENCVVLLRELRTQGYEGGYTILKEFVRPLRRPRSMPGTVRFETQPGQQTQVDWGSCAYTLPDGTDRRKWVFAMVLSWSRALYVEFVDRADTATFIRCHLNAFRYFGGVPETCLYDRTKLVVLGLDENGEPKWNERFLDFALRLGFAIRLCQGYRPQTKGRVESGIKYVKGNFWPAVRFTDLDDLNRQALAWCDTVANVRIHGTTHERPVDRLAIERGALRPLPPQERLRPWLREQRQVGRDGYVQWERAWYGLPWPWRPGQLVQVQPGEGVVELWVGDQRVAVHPRALRPGQRFTHPQQWAGLSAKRGRPRPEPRAVQWPTVEVERRSLSTYEALAEAVSRR, from the coding sequence GTGAAACGCCTATACGAGCTTCATGGCGAGGGTCGGTCCATCCGGGAGATCGCACGAATCCTCGGGATCTCCCGGAACACGGTGCGGCGGTACTTGCGTGCCACCGAGGTGCCCAAGCCGGCCCCTCGGGCGGCCCGCGGCTCCAAGCTCGACCCCTACAAGGAGTTTATCCTGCAACGGGTGGCGGAGGGAGTGGAAAACTGCGTCGTCCTTCTTCGCGAGCTGCGGACCCAGGGTTACGAGGGGGGCTACACCATCCTCAAGGAGTTCGTCCGGCCCCTGCGTCGCCCCCGCTCCATGCCGGGCACCGTCCGGTTCGAGACGCAGCCGGGCCAGCAGACGCAAGTGGATTGGGGCAGCTGTGCCTATACGCTGCCGGACGGCACGGACCGGCGAAAGTGGGTCTTCGCGATGGTGCTCAGCTGGTCGCGGGCCCTGTACGTCGAGTTTGTCGACCGGGCCGACACCGCGACGTTCATCCGCTGCCATCTGAACGCGTTCCGGTACTTCGGCGGGGTACCGGAAACGTGCCTGTACGACCGGACCAAGCTGGTGGTGTTGGGGCTGGATGAGAACGGCGAGCCCAAGTGGAATGAACGCTTTCTGGACTTTGCCCTGCGGCTGGGTTTTGCCATCCGGCTCTGCCAGGGCTACCGCCCCCAGACCAAGGGCCGGGTGGAAAGCGGCATCAAGTACGTCAAGGGCAACTTCTGGCCCGCGGTTCGGTTCACGGATCTGGATGACCTGAACCGGCAGGCCCTGGCGTGGTGTGATACCGTGGCCAACGTCCGCATCCACGGCACCACCCATGAGCGGCCCGTGGACCGGTTGGCGATCGAACGAGGGGCCTTGCGGCCGTTGCCCCCGCAGGAGCGGCTTAGGCCGTGGCTGCGCGAGCAGCGGCAGGTGGGCCGGGACGGTTACGTACAGTGGGAACGGGCGTGGTACGGCCTGCCGTGGCCCTGGCGGCCCGGCCAGCTCGTCCAGGTCCAGCCGGGCGAGGGCGTGGTCGAGCTCTGGGTCGGTGACCAGCGGGTGGCGGTGCATCCCCGAGCCCTCCGGCCGGGCCAGCGCTTCACGCACCCGCAGCAGTGGGCGGGGTTGTCCGCGAAGCGTGGCCGTCCGCGGCCGGAGCCCCGGGCGGTGCAATGGCCCACGGTGGAAGTCGAGCGACGGTCTTTGAGCACCTACGAGGCTCTGGCCGAGGCGGTGAGTCGGCGATGA
- a CDS encoding IS3 family transposase (programmed frameshift): protein MPATKPPYPPEFRAEAVRLVRESGKKLQQIAADLGVSEASLRKWVRQAGIDAGQRPGLTTAEREELNRLRRENRILREERENLKKSRSLFCPGEPTEPVTVFRFIEQEKAHHPVATLCRVLGVSTSGYYAWRQRGASRRSQEDADLSQRIRLIHAGSRGTYGAPRIHAELRLTHGVRCGRKRVARLMRAMGLAGVHRRRTRGITLRDPRRPVYPDRLGRQFVPDAPNRVWVADLTQHRTEEGWLYLATVVDAFSRAVVGWAMGDRPVAELVVDAVTMAVRRRRPGPGLIHHSDHGVQYTSLAFTRRLEVLGIAGSMGSVGDALDNAMAESFYATLQRELLDRQAWATRDQLRMAIFEYVEGFYNRRRRHSALGYLSPYEYEERWIQERKAQPQEGVVA, encoded by the exons ATGCCGGCTACCAAGCCGCCGTATCCTCCCGAGTTCCGGGCCGAAGCCGTCCGCCTCGTCCGGGAGAGTGGGAAGAAGCTCCAGCAGATTGCCGCCGACCTCGGCGTCTCGGAGGCCAGCCTGCGGAAGTGGGTTCGGCAAGCCGGGATCGACGCGGGGCAGCGCCCCGGGTTGACGACCGCCGAACGGGAGGAACTCAACCGGCTGCGGCGGGAGAACCGGATCCTGCGGGAGGAGCGTGAAA ATCTAAAAAAAAGCCGCAGCCTTTTTTGCCCAGGAGAGCCGACGGAACCGGTGACCGTGTTTCGGTTCATCGAGCAGGAGAAGGCCCACCATCCGGTGGCCACGCTGTGCCGTGTCCTGGGCGTCTCGACGAGTGGCTATTACGCATGGCGGCAACGGGGTGCCTCCAGACGGTCCCAGGAGGACGCGGATTTGAGCCAGCGGATCCGGCTCATCCATGCTGGCAGCCGGGGCACGTATGGCGCGCCCCGCATCCATGCAGAGCTGCGGTTGACGCATGGGGTCCGCTGTGGTCGGAAGCGGGTCGCCCGGCTGATGCGGGCTATGGGGCTGGCCGGCGTGCACCGGCGCCGGACCCGGGGGATCACACTCCGGGATCCCCGCCGCCCCGTCTACCCTGATCGGCTGGGTCGGCAGTTTGTGCCCGATGCCCCCAACCGGGTGTGGGTGGCGGACCTCACGCAGCATCGCACGGAGGAAGGCTGGCTGTACCTGGCCACGGTGGTGGATGCCTTCTCCCGCGCCGTGGTGGGCTGGGCCATGGGGGACCGGCCCGTGGCGGAGTTGGTGGTCGACGCCGTCACCATGGCGGTACGGCGTCGCCGGCCGGGGCCCGGTCTGATCCACCACTCGGACCATGGCGTGCAATACACCTCGCTGGCATTCACCCGCCGCTTGGAGGTCCTGGGCATCGCCGGATCAATGGGTTCCGTGGGCGATGCGCTGGACAACGCGATGGCGGAGAGTTTCTACGCGACCCTGCAACGGGAGCTCCTCGACCGCCAAGCCTGGGCCACACGGGATCAACTGCGCATGGCGATCTTCGAGTACGTCGAAGGGTTCTACAACCGGCGGCGGCGTCACTCGGCACTTGGTTACCTCTCGCCCTACGAGTACGAGGAGCGTTGGATCCAGGAGCGAAAGGCTCAGCCACAGGAAGGGGTTGTCGCGTAA
- the istB gene encoding IS21-like element helper ATPase IstB, producing MIALEKARQYLEQLGLSHAAAVLESRLEAAAQKQLPYPDFLVDLLGLEAAARRERYLRTRTRLAHLPFHRTLEQFDFGFQPSVDERQIRELATLAFVADAANVIFLGPPGVGKTHLSVALGIKAIEAGYGVYFVRAHELLEDLRRAQAEHRLDRRMRVYLAPKVLIIDEFGVWPYDRAAATALFALISARYERGSIILTSNKGFAEWGEVLGDSVIATAILDRLLHHSHVINIRGESYRLREKKRAGLFGGTPPRREVMPQDGSAE from the coding sequence ATGATCGCCCTGGAGAAGGCCCGGCAGTACCTGGAGCAGCTGGGCTTGAGCCACGCGGCGGCGGTTCTCGAAAGCCGCCTGGAGGCCGCCGCCCAGAAGCAGCTCCCCTACCCCGACTTCCTCGTGGACCTGCTGGGCCTCGAGGCGGCGGCGCGCCGGGAGCGCTACCTGCGGACACGGACACGACTGGCGCATTTGCCCTTTCACCGCACCCTGGAGCAGTTCGACTTCGGGTTCCAGCCGTCCGTCGACGAGCGCCAGATTCGCGAGCTGGCTACCCTCGCCTTCGTCGCCGACGCCGCCAATGTGATCTTCCTCGGACCACCAGGCGTGGGCAAAACCCACCTGAGTGTGGCTCTCGGGATCAAGGCGATCGAGGCCGGTTACGGAGTGTACTTCGTGCGGGCTCACGAGCTGCTCGAAGACCTGCGCCGCGCCCAAGCCGAGCACCGACTCGACCGACGCATGCGAGTCTACTTGGCCCCCAAGGTGCTGATCATCGACGAATTCGGGGTCTGGCCCTACGACCGGGCTGCGGCGACCGCCCTGTTCGCCCTGATCTCGGCCCGTTATGAACGGGGCAGCATCATCTTGACCAGTAACAAGGGCTTTGCGGAGTGGGGCGAAGTGTTGGGCGATTCGGTGATCGCCACCGCCATCCTCGACCGGTTGCTTCACCACAGCCACGTCATCAACATCCGGGGCGAGAGCTACCGGCTTCGGGAGAAGAAGCGGGCGGGACTGTTCGGCGGAACCCCACCCCGAAGGGAGGTGATGCCACAGGACGGCTCTGCGGAGTAA
- a CDS encoding glycoside hydrolase family 130 protein — protein MLRVLDPQHARAYLLGPFAKHPGNPILGPQGTTWEAKDVFNPAAVVKDGRVYMLYRAEDHTGPGQWNGTSRIGLAVSDDGIHFERYPDPVLEPTEPYELPGGCEDPRVACIDGRYFLTYTAYDGTSARLCLATSDDLVRWEKHGVLFPEWDGGTGRVWSKSGAICPVKINGRYVMYFGDTSIWIATSEDGLRWQPEPEPVLQVRTAGDAFDTLLVEPGPSPLVTDRGILLIYNAAHRLADAPRVRRRVEAAMAGNEAAGPATWPEGEEPAAAGEPPAYGGPAGSGYVRYAAGQALFDLKDPRKLIWRSEIPFFEPETPEEIRGQVDHVVFVEGLVEHRGTWFLYYGMADSRIGVATYRPQS, from the coding sequence TTGCTGCGCGTTCTCGATCCACAGCACGCCAGGGCCTATCTTCTGGGGCCCTTTGCGAAACACCCCGGGAACCCCATCCTGGGTCCCCAGGGCACCACCTGGGAGGCCAAGGACGTCTTCAACCCTGCCGCGGTGGTCAAAGACGGGCGGGTGTACATGCTCTACCGGGCCGAGGACCACACGGGCCCCGGCCAGTGGAACGGGACGTCCCGCATCGGCCTGGCCGTCAGCGACGACGGGATTCACTTCGAGCGCTACCCCGACCCGGTGCTGGAACCCACGGAACCGTACGAGCTGCCCGGCGGCTGCGAGGACCCGCGGGTCGCCTGCATCGACGGGCGCTACTTCCTGACCTACACGGCCTACGACGGCACCTCCGCCCGCCTTTGCCTGGCTACCTCGGACGACCTGGTGCGCTGGGAAAAGCACGGCGTGCTGTTCCCCGAATGGGACGGGGGAACGGGCCGGGTCTGGTCCAAGTCCGGGGCCATCTGCCCGGTGAAGATCAACGGCCGCTACGTGATGTACTTCGGGGACACCTCCATCTGGATCGCCACCTCCGAAGACGGCCTGCGCTGGCAGCCGGAACCCGAGCCGGTTCTTCAGGTCCGCACGGCCGGCGACGCCTTTGACACCCTGCTGGTCGAACCCGGCCCCTCGCCCCTGGTCACGGACCGGGGCATCCTGCTGATCTACAACGCCGCCCACCGCCTGGCGGACGCCCCGCGGGTCCGCAGGCGGGTCGAAGCCGCAATGGCCGGGAACGAGGCCGCCGGCCCGGCTACCTGGCCCGAGGGAGAAGAGCCGGCAGCCGCTGGCGAGCCCCCCGCCTACGGGGGACCCGCGGGCTCGGGCTATGTACGTTACGCCGCGGGGCAGGCGCTGTTCGACCTGAAGGATCCGCGCAAGCTGATCTGGCGGTCGGAGATCCCCTTCTTTGAACCCGAAACGCCCGAGGAGATCCGCGGCCAGGTGGACCACGTGGTCTTCGTCGAAGGCCTGGTCGAGCACCGCGGCACCTGGTTTTTGTACTACGGGATGGCCGATTCCCGCATCGGCGTGGCCACGTACCGGCCCCAATCCTGA
- a CDS encoding VWA domain-containing protein, which produces MEAPSKTLRDHVIHLVRRLRAAGVPTSPADAVNVLAALEHVDLEDPAEVRAALRVVLARRPEHLAVVERALDAFFWGEPVNRRLPEWLARRRPGQAGPVADSGSSGYPGDPARGPWGVGDGEPPSGVPPSVADLTGASAANAASAGAASANATAGGTAAASADAATVPSAGATAATAASPSEAMAAAGPGSIPGLGSPYGPTGFPVHDPSLAGVDPLVPDITALPGRPGDRYDPHGSDLMADPAELADYLIMVLLSPAGTVSLAGPDGAPGARGDATGPGPDTPGGGWGSGAQGAGSPNPDDPHTAGHEPSRGPGQRDAGGHDPTAAGAGGEAPGGQGPSGQGPGGQGGSPGSEDAPASSLAWRARAGGSPGGYSPLAVLTRRDVHVLDDASRRLVMAAARELGRRLATRPSRRFVRARKGPIDGRRALREAARKAGDLFRWPRRRRRPGQLRLVAVLDVSGSMDVYSQLFLHFLHGLQQQGGRVETFALGTRLTRLTSVLRTPRPEIAMARAATVTVDWSGGTRLGEGLWALAQRYGYLLDPDTVLLVISDGLDRGNLDLLDRALRWCRRRVRAVVWMNPLAGDPRYEPLARGMQVALPHIDVLAPAHSLQSLVELALWLRRHPSTFRQLHRRNRPGARRYLSRTGAGAGSGFGREFGRGVRHR; this is translated from the coding sequence TTGGAGGCGCCGTCCAAGACCTTGCGGGACCACGTGATCCACCTGGTGCGTCGCTTGCGGGCCGCGGGAGTTCCCACGAGCCCGGCCGACGCGGTCAACGTCCTCGCTGCGCTCGAGCACGTGGACCTTGAGGATCCGGCGGAAGTGCGAGCGGCCTTGCGGGTGGTCCTGGCCCGCCGGCCCGAGCACCTGGCTGTCGTGGAGCGGGCGCTTGATGCCTTCTTCTGGGGTGAACCGGTGAACCGGCGGTTGCCCGAATGGCTGGCCCGCCGGCGCCCGGGGCAGGCAGGCCCGGTGGCGGATTCAGGCTCCTCAGGATATCCGGGCGATCCCGCCCGTGGCCCCTGGGGGGTGGGTGACGGCGAGCCGCCGAGCGGTGTGCCCCCGTCAGTTGCGGACTTGACCGGCGCATCTGCCGCCAACGCGGCCTCGGCCGGCGCCGCGTCCGCCAACGCCACCGCGGGAGGCACAGCTGCCGCCAGCGCAGATGCCGCTACCGTACCCTCCGCCGGTGCAACCGCCGCAACCGCAGCCTCGCCCAGCGAGGCAATGGCCGCCGCCGGCCCCGGCTCCATCCCCGGCCTGGGTTCCCCGTACGGGCCGACAGGTTTCCCCGTGCATGACCCCAGCCTGGCCGGGGTGGACCCTTTGGTGCCAGACATCACCGCCCTTCCCGGCCGGCCCGGGGATCGATATGACCCCCACGGCTCGGACCTCATGGCCGATCCGGCCGAGCTGGCGGATTACCTCATCATGGTCCTGCTCTCGCCGGCGGGCACCGTGTCCCTGGCGGGGCCGGACGGTGCCCCCGGTGCCCGCGGTGACGCCACCGGTCCCGGCCCCGATACCCCCGGCGGCGGCTGGGGTTCGGGAGCTCAAGGCGCAGGCAGCCCGAATCCGGATGACCCGCACACCGCAGGGCATGAGCCCAGCCGGGGCCCGGGCCAGCGGGATGCGGGCGGGCACGATCCCACGGCTGCGGGTGCGGGAGGCGAGGCGCCGGGCGGCCAGGGGCCGAGCGGCCAGGGACCCGGCGGCCAGGGAGGCAGCCCCGGGTCAGAGGACGCGCCAGCCAGCAGCCTCGCCTGGCGGGCACGGGCAGGAGGAAGCCCCGGGGGCTACAGCCCCCTGGCTGTCCTCACCCGCCGCGACGTCCATGTGCTGGACGACGCCAGCCGCCGCCTGGTCATGGCCGCGGCCCGCGAGCTGGGGCGCCGGCTGGCCACGCGCCCGTCTCGCCGGTTCGTCCGGGCACGGAAGGGCCCCATCGATGGCCGCCGTGCCCTCAGGGAGGCGGCCCGCAAGGCGGGCGACCTGTTCCGCTGGCCGCGCCGGCGCCGGCGTCCCGGCCAGCTGCGCCTCGTCGCCGTCTTGGACGTGTCCGGGTCGATGGACGTCTACAGCCAGCTCTTCCTGCACTTCCTTCACGGCCTGCAGCAGCAGGGCGGGCGGGTGGAAACCTTCGCCCTCGGAACGCGGCTGACCCGGCTGACGTCTGTCCTGCGCACCCCGCGGCCGGAGATCGCCATGGCCCGGGCCGCGACGGTGACCGTGGACTGGTCCGGCGGAACCCGGCTCGGCGAGGGACTCTGGGCCCTGGCGCAGCGGTACGGCTATTTGCTCGATCCCGACACCGTGCTGCTGGTCATCAGCGACGGGCTCGACCGGGGCAACCTGGACCTGCTGGACCGGGCCTTGCGCTGGTGCCGCCGCCGGGTGCGGGCCGTGGTCTGGATGAACCCCCTGGCGGGGGATCCTCGCTACGAACCGCTGGCCCGGGGCATGCAGGTGGCCCTGCCCCACATCGACGTCCTGGCGCCGGCCCACAGCCTGCAAAGCCTGGTTGAACTGGCCTTGTGGCTACGGCGGCATCCTTCGACCTTCCGCCAGCTTCACCGGAGGAACCGGCCCGGCGCCCGCCGGTATCTGTCCCGGACGGGCGCCGGCGCCGGCTCCGGCTTCGGCCGGGAGTTCGGCCGGGGTGTCCGTCATCGTTGA